One Helianthus annuus cultivar XRQ/B chromosome 12, HanXRQr2.0-SUNRISE, whole genome shotgun sequence genomic region harbors:
- the LOC110889567 gene encoding STS14 protein: MKQIFFVLTVLLWHATAQPPPAVVIPPDGQEYLDAHNQARAEVGVGPLKWNFQLAKATSLLVRFQRDRENCRFANLTSGKYGGNQMWATGEVVTPRKVVENWVSEKMYYTHENNSCAPDHRCGVYTQVVWRNSAELGCALASCLSDQSTLAICFYNPPGNVIGESPY, translated from the coding sequence ATGAAGCAAATTTTCTTTGTGTTAACAGTACTCCTGTGGCACGCCACTGCGCAACCACCGCCGGCGGTGGTGATACCGCCGGACGGTCAGGAGTACCTGGATGCCCACAACCAAGCGCGGGCCGAAGTTGGTGTCGGCCCGCTCAAGTGGAACTTCCAGCTGGCGAAAGCCACAAGTTTACTAGTCCGGTTCCAGCGCGACCGAGAGAACTGCCGGTTTGCGAATTTAACAAGCGGAAAGTACGGCGGCAACCAGATGTGGGCCACTGGAGAGGTGGTGACCCCGCGGAAGGTGGTCGAGAATTGGGTCTCGGAGAAAATGTACTACACTCACGAAAACAACTCGTGTGCACCCGACCACCGGTGCGGGGTGTACACGCAAGTCGTGTGGCGGAACTCGGCCGAGCTCGGGTGCGCTCTAGCGAGTTGTCTTTCGGATCAGTCAACATTGGCTATATGCTTTTATAATCCTCCTGGAAATGTGATCGGAGAAAGCCCATATTGA